GCGGCAGCTATCCGCAAAGCGAACTCGCAGAACCATAGCCTTTCGATATTTTCCGGAACAGAACGTACAAGATTGGCATTTTCGGGCAACTACTTAAAAAGGACGGTATCCTGCAAAATACCAATTTTGAACGCTACGCAGGCCGTGTGAATGTAGAGCATGATTATAACGATAAGTTGAAGATCTCCTCATACATTACCGGCAGCCGCACTACCGCGCAAATTGCGCCACAGGGCGTTGTGCCAGCTATTTTATTGATGACGCCTACCACGCCGGTTTATAATGCCGATGGTTCGTTCTTCGTGAAAAACGTATTTGAGGGTACTTATGGTAACCCTATCAATACACTCTATAATCAAACCAACCGCACTACTACAAGCCGCATTTTAGGCAATATCTCGGGCGATTATAAGATCACCGAAAACCTGACCGCAAGAGTATTGGCCGGTGTTGATATCATCGACAATAAACAAAACCGCTACCTGCCTGCCACCGTTTACGAAGGTTCCGGTTATTCGGGCTTAGGCGAGGTTGGTACGCTAAACTCCTTTAACTGGTTAAACGAAAATACGCTTACCTACAACAAAAAATTCGGCAAGCACTCGTTGAATGTGTTGGCTGGTTTTACACAGCAGCAGTTTAAGGCTGAGGGGGCTATCACAGGTTCATCGGGTTTTGTGAGCGATTACGATACGTTCAATAACCTCGGTTCGGGCAGCGTTACCTCGGTATCGGGAAGCGGTTTCGCTATCGCGCCGGCTACCACATCAAATGTATGGGCCTTGAAATCATACCTGGGCAGGATTAATTATGGTTTTAACAGCAAATACCTGTTAACCTTAACCCTACGTGCCGACGGTTCGTCGAAATTTGCTCCTGGTCACCAATGGGCATCGTTCCCTTCGGCGGCTGTGGCCTGGAATGCTTCGAGCGAGGATTTCCTGAAAAACGTAACGGCTATTAGCCAGTTAAAACTACGTTTTAGCGCGGGGCAGACAGGTAACAGCGATATCCCTGCTTATCAGTCGTACTCGCAATTGGGTTACTATCGCTATAACTTCGGTAACTCCACAGTTGCAGGTTTTGCACCAAACAGCTTATACAATCCTAACCTAACCTGGGAAAAAACCAGCCAGTACGATTTCGGTTTCGACCTTGGGTTGTTTAAAGACCGTATCAGCATAACGGCCGATATCTACTATAAAAAAACAACCAACCTGCTGCTTTACCTGCCCTTGCCTGCAACCAGCGGTTTAACCATCATTACCAATACGGCCATCACCAATCCGCAGCAATATGAAAACGTGGGTTCGGTACAGAACAAAGGTTTCGAGATCGGTATCAACTCGCATAACCTTACCGGTGGCTTTGTTTGGAATACCAACGTGGTATTCGCGGTTAACCGTAACAAGGTGTTGAGTTTGGGTGGTAATGGTGTAAACCAGTTCATCCCCGATTCATCGCTGCCATCTATACTTAAAGTTGGCGAGCCCATAGGTTCATTTATCGGCTACAAAACCAATGGCCTGATCCAGGCCGGCGGACCGGTACTTACCCCGGCAGCCAATACGCAACCAGGCGGACAAAACTATGTGGATATTAACGGCGATGGTAAAATAACCCAGGCGGCAGATAGGGTGATCCTCGGTAATTCGCAGCCGAAGTTTACCGGCGGTATTACCAATACCTTCTCGTTTAAAGGTGTTGATCTGAGTGTATTTGTACAAGGTTCATATGGTAACAAGATCTACGACCAGCAGCGCAACACCCTTGAACTCGGTACAGGCTACACCAATGCAACTACAACCTTGCTTAACCGCTGGACACCTACCAATACAGCAACAGATGTACACAGCGCCTACCAGGATCCGGCACCAACCATATCCGACAGGTTTGTGGAAAACGGCTCATACCTGCGCCTTAAAAGCTTAAGCTTAGGCTATACCTTCCCGCAATCGGTATTGTCAAAATCGCCTATCAAAAAGGTGAGGATCTATGCCAATGCACAAAACCTGGCAACGTGGACCAAGTACACCGGCTACGATCCGGAGGTGAGCAGCAACGAGCAATCGGCCATTACTTCGGGTGTTGATAACGGGGCATATCCTAACAACAAATCATTTATTGTGGGTATAGGTATCACCCTGTAACCAATAACCTTTGATTTTTTTAACATGAAAACTAAAAATATAAAATATTGGGTTTTACTGGCAGCTTTGGGCGTGGCTTCATGCGCCAAGCTTAACGAAGACCCGCGATCATTTATCCCGGCCAGCCAGTTTTACAAAACACAGGCCGATGCCGTGGCGGCCGTAACTGCCGCTTACTCGCTGCTTAACGCGGGCGCAAATAGTGTGCAAACTCCATACAACACCCTTTTTAACACGGGCATGAACTTTATGGCCGATGACGAAGGGCCGGGTCCGGGGGCTACTAATGCCGATGTGCGTTCGCAAGCGGTTTTGGGCCATTCGGCTTCAGGGTTACGCATTTTGCAGATCTGGCAGCAACATTACGCTGCCATCAAAAAAGCCAATATCGCTATTGATACTATTCCTGATATAAAATTTGATGCTACCCTGAATAAAAGGCTGGTAGCCGAAGCCAAATTTTTAAGGGCGCTGTATTATTTTAATTTGGTGCGATTATAT
The sequence above is a segment of the Mucilaginibacter celer genome. Coding sequences within it:
- a CDS encoding SusC/RagA family TonB-linked outer membrane protein yields the protein MNVEHDYNDKLKISSYITGSRTTAQIAPQGVVPAILLMTPTTPVYNADGSFFVKNVFEGTYGNPINTLYNQTNRTTTSRILGNISGDYKITENLTARVLAGVDIIDNKQNRYLPATVYEGSGYSGLGEVGTLNSFNWLNENTLTYNKKFGKHSLNVLAGFTQQQFKAEGAITGSSGFVSDYDTFNNLGSGSVTSVSGSGFAIAPATTSNVWALKSYLGRINYGFNSKYLLTLTLRADGSSKFAPGHQWASFPSAAVAWNASSEDFLKNVTAISQLKLRFSAGQTGNSDIPAYQSYSQLGYYRYNFGNSTVAGFAPNSLYNPNLTWEKTSQYDFGFDLGLFKDRISITADIYYKKTTNLLLYLPLPATSGLTIITNTAITNPQQYENVGSVQNKGFEIGINSHNLTGGFVWNTNVVFAVNRNKVLSLGGNGVNQFIPDSSLPSILKVGEPIGSFIGYKTNGLIQAGGPVLTPAANTQPGGQNYVDINGDGKITQAADRVILGNSQPKFTGGITNTFSFKGVDLSVFVQGSYGNKIYDQQRNTLELGTGYTNATTTLLNRWTPTNTATDVHSAYQDPAPTISDRFVENGSYLRLKSLSLGYTFPQSVLSKSPIKKVRIYANAQNLATWTKYTGYDPEVSSNEQSAITSGVDNGAYPNNKSFIVGIGITL